A window of Dickeya zeae NCPPB 2538 contains these coding sequences:
- the tolR gene encoding colicin uptake protein TolR: protein MARARSGRRSLKSEINIVPLLDVLLVLLLIFMATAPIITQSVEVDLPDATESKTVSSNDNPPVIVEVSGVGQYSLVVDHNRMNQLPAEQVVAEAQSRLTANPKTVFLIGGAKDVPYDEIIKALNLLHQAGVKSVGLMTQPI, encoded by the coding sequence ATGGCTCGTGCGCGTAGCGGCCGCCGGTCGCTGAAATCCGAGATTAATATTGTTCCTCTGCTGGACGTGTTGTTGGTGTTGTTGTTGATCTTCATGGCAACTGCACCAATCATCACTCAGAGCGTGGAAGTGGATCTGCCGGATGCAACCGAATCCAAGACCGTATCCAGCAACGATAATCCGCCGGTGATTGTCGAGGTATCCGGTGTGGGGCAATACAGTCTGGTCGTTGATCATAACCGTATGAATCAATTGCCTGCGGAGCAGGTGGTGGCTGAAGCTCAGTCTCGCCTGACCGCAAACCCGAAAACGGTCTTTCTGATCGGGGGTGCCAAAGATGTTCCTTATGATGAGATCATCAAGGCGCTGAATTTGTTGCATCAGGCCGGTGTCAAATCTGTCGGGTTGATGACGCAGCCGATTTGA
- the tolA gene encoding cell envelope integrity protein TolA, with protein sequence MLKANERNDKLKRAVIISVVLHVILIALLILSSLNQKMDDASGGGGGSSIDAVMVDPSAVVDQYNRQQQQQSDARRAEQLRKKQADQQAEELQAKQAAEQQRLKELEKERLQAQEEAKQQAQEQAQQQKQAEEAAQKAKEQQKQAEAAAAKAKAEAEQQAKAAAAAKKQAEDEAKKQAAADAKKKAEEEAKAKAAAAAAEAKKKAEDDAKAKAAAEAKQKAEDDAKAKAAEAAKEKAAAEAAKKAEAAAAAKKAADDKKKAAAAAAKQAGEVDDLLGGLASSKNAPKGGGNAAGSNAPAGAGNNKKSGASGAALDSYGSQVRTAIQSKFYDWESYKGRTCTLRIRLAPDGLLIDVKSEGGDPALCQAAIAAAKQARIPKPPTSDVYEAFKNAPIDFKPQ encoded by the coding sequence GTGTTAAAGGCAAACGAACGAAACGATAAGCTAAAGCGAGCCGTCATAATCTCGGTCGTTTTGCACGTTATTCTGATTGCGTTGCTGATTCTGAGTTCACTGAACCAGAAGATGGATGACGCCAGCGGTGGTGGCGGCGGTTCATCCATTGACGCGGTGATGGTTGACCCCAGTGCGGTGGTCGATCAATACAATCGTCAGCAACAGCAGCAGAGTGACGCTCGCCGCGCTGAGCAACTGCGTAAAAAACAGGCAGATCAGCAGGCTGAAGAGTTGCAGGCGAAACAGGCTGCCGAACAGCAGCGGCTAAAAGAACTGGAAAAAGAACGCCTGCAGGCACAAGAAGAAGCGAAACAACAAGCGCAGGAACAGGCGCAACAGCAAAAACAGGCGGAGGAAGCCGCCCAGAAAGCGAAGGAACAGCAAAAACAAGCCGAAGCAGCGGCCGCGAAGGCTAAAGCAGAAGCCGAACAGCAGGCTAAGGCTGCTGCCGCAGCGAAGAAGCAGGCGGAAGACGAAGCGAAAAAACAGGCTGCTGCTGACGCGAAGAAGAAAGCGGAAGAAGAAGCAAAAGCTAAGGCAGCGGCTGCTGCAGCTGAAGCCAAGAAGAAAGCTGAAGACGACGCCAAGGCTAAAGCGGCTGCTGAGGCTAAGCAGAAAGCTGAAGACGATGCCAAAGCTAAGGCGGCAGAGGCTGCTAAGGAAAAAGCCGCGGCTGAAGCGGCTAAGAAAGCTGAGGCCGCTGCTGCTGCCAAGAAAGCGGCAGACGACAAGAAAAAAGCCGCGGCTGCTGCTGCCAAGCAGGCGGGTGAGGTTGATGACCTGCTAGGTGGTTTGGCTTCATCGAAGAATGCTCCCAAAGGTGGGGGTAATGCAGCCGGTAGTAATGCACCAGCCGGGGCCGGTAATAATAAGAAGAGCGGGGCATCGGGCGCGGCGCTGGATAGTTACGGCAGCCAGGTTCGTACCGCGATTCAGAGCAAGTTTTATGACTGGGAGTCCTACAAAGGACGTACCTGTACGTTACGCATCCGACTGGCGCCTGATGGCCTGCTAATCGATGTGAAGAGCGAGGGCGGCGATCCGGCATTGTGTCAGGCGGCAATTGCTGCGGCCAAGCAGGCTCGGATACCGAAGCCACCCACCTCTGATGTATATGAGGCTTTCAAGAACGCACCAATAGACTTTAAACCGCAGTGA